The following are from one region of the Planctomycetota bacterium genome:
- a CDS encoding tyrosine-type recombinase/integrase — protein sequence RRGGSQGTTKTGGIRRIPIHPELLPVLKGLPRKTDRVFTRSPSQFDPEGIEPLNVSKCLNRLRVAAKTLKLAENQRFKLHSFRHFFCSQLAKGGAPERYVRGLLGHRDSTVTDLYFSLYDDAALDAVKRIQIPPHKKS from the coding sequence CCGCCGCGGCGGCTCGCAGGGCACGACCAAGACCGGTGGCATCCGCCGCATCCCGATCCATCCCGAGTTGCTGCCCGTGCTGAAAGGGCTGCCACGCAAGACCGACCGCGTCTTCACCCGCTCGCCGTCGCAGTTTGATCCCGAAGGTATCGAACCGCTCAATGTCAGCAAGTGCCTCAACCGCCTCCGCGTGGCGGCCAAGACGCTGAAGCTGGCCGAGAACCAGCGGTTCAAGCTGCACAGTTTTCGCCACTTCTTCTGCTCGCAGCTTGCCAAGGGCGGCGCGCCTGAGCGCTACGTCCGCGGTCTGCTGGGCCACCGCGACAGCACGGTGACGGATCTGTACTTCTCGCTCTACGACGATGCCGCTCTCGACGCGGTGAAGCGGATCCAGATTCCGCCGCACAAGAAATCTTGA
- a CDS encoding DNA cytosine methyltransferase — protein MNTDPPAPAKSSQAGNFVDLFAGCGGLSLGLMSAGWNGLFAVERDAIAFETLKHNLVDGQVNCPFRYAWPDWLEKTPIEISHFIKKHQDELAAMRGTVDLLAGGPPCQGFSLAGRRKRNDPRNELFKHYITLVNVLQPSFVLLENVKGISVAFKNGVKNKKRRGRPPQPFSEKIKARLDKAGYRVFTKLVHGTDVGVPQFRPRYIMLAIKKPLLKDLTDFDPFKDFETRRKKFLQHKGLPADKPVTVKQAISDLAREKNRIIECVDSKGFKQIEYKHPLSTYQRLLHGTLNGTAPNSLRLARHGDEVTTRFKNILSTCRKGVQLSATDRKRFDLKKQCVVPLHPDKPSHTLTTLPDDFLHYSEPRILTVREYARLQSFPDWYDFKGKYTTGGDRRLRECPRYTQAGNAVPPFLAEVVGELIADLKRNLGLPEAPCQQT, from the coding sequence ATGAACACCGACCCGCCGGCACCGGCGAAGTCATCGCAGGCGGGAAACTTCGTAGACCTGTTCGCGGGCTGCGGCGGCCTTTCCCTCGGGCTCATGTCAGCCGGCTGGAACGGCCTCTTTGCAGTCGAGCGCGACGCGATCGCGTTCGAGACGCTCAAGCACAATCTGGTTGATGGGCAAGTTAACTGCCCGTTTCGCTACGCGTGGCCAGACTGGCTTGAGAAGACCCCGATCGAAATCAGCCACTTCATTAAGAAGCACCAAGATGAACTTGCCGCCATGAGGGGCACGGTTGACCTCCTCGCGGGTGGCCCGCCGTGTCAGGGCTTCTCGCTCGCGGGCCGCAGGAAGCGGAACGATCCTCGCAACGAGCTCTTCAAGCACTACATCACGCTGGTCAACGTGCTGCAACCGTCGTTCGTGCTTCTCGAAAACGTGAAGGGCATCTCCGTCGCGTTCAAGAATGGGGTGAAGAACAAGAAGCGACGCGGCCGACCGCCCCAGCCGTTCTCGGAGAAGATCAAGGCCCGGTTGGACAAGGCCGGGTACCGCGTCTTCACGAAGCTCGTGCATGGCACGGATGTCGGCGTGCCGCAGTTTCGCCCTCGTTACATCATGCTCGCCATCAAGAAGCCCCTGTTGAAGGACCTCACCGATTTTGATCCCTTCAAGGACTTCGAAACCCGCCGCAAGAAGTTCCTTCAGCACAAGGGGCTGCCCGCCGACAAACCGGTGACCGTCAAGCAGGCGATCTCCGATTTGGCGAGAGAGAAGAACAGGATCATCGAGTGCGTAGATTCCAAGGGGTTCAAGCAGATCGAGTACAAGCACCCGCTAAGTACTTACCAACGCCTACTGCACGGCACGCTCAACGGGACTGCTCCCAACAGCCTTCGCCTCGCGCGACACGGCGACGAGGTGACCACGCGCTTCAAGAACATCCTCTCCACATGCCGAAAGGGCGTGCAGTTGTCCGCGACCGACCGGAAGCGATTTGACCTCAAGAAGCAGTGCGTCGTTCCGCTGCACCCGGACAAGCCTTCTCACACGCTGACGACGTTGCCCGACGATTTTCTGCACTACTCGGAACCCCGCATCCTCACAGTGCGCGAGTACGCTCGGCTCCAGTCTTTCCCAGACTGGTACGACTTCAAGGGGAAGTACACGACCGGCGGGGATCGGCGGTTGCGCGAGTGCCCTAGGTACACGCAAGCCGGTAATGCTGTGCCACCGTTCCTCGCGGAAGTTGTCGGTGAACTGATTGCCGATTTGAAGCGCAACCTCGGGTTGCCGGAGGCACCATGCCAGCAAACCTGA
- a CDS encoding recombinase family protein, translating to MRDQRLHGKRYIALVRCSTKGQADTSIDDQLRLVRRFAAENGMVEVDVVRLEGVSGSIAENLDRVIASLIKRKTEANDFDIVVVQDASRFSRAGAGHSAKLRYDLERVGIQVVSALGHAPMGDFGEVKDALDAVVAKQQAKSIAMGVARGSQSALESGRKAHCSISPFAIDKLYVSEDGRPLHVVRTNYADGTQVRLHPTTGEALDRYGRNQASGAPAHYRKQKHERVRLIPGEPAAVEVARSIYRRYFSDKVGYWTIAKDLNDRGVPSPTGKGWSLSTVKAIIDNPTYSGRGIANRSTMALYYARAADQPSEAPKARRTASGRPAQTMRPSSEWIVVEYPDLAELLPADLRLLATEHHQRILDDLKNGRESTARDKHHGSDFLLKGILKTVDGQSMTGRRKGRHGEARYYAVSKSLSNPTSDKVARRMVPAEPLEATALYLAKCLILSMPGLRDEIAAEYKAAVRRRAGDGQDREALAAEVRRLDRRIAVALDEFDGEDESAVRAKLAELKAARREAAQRLRAMATPAALSDSDVEKFVDAVIDVQVEQAEALRELPAAHLRELLATFIESMTVDLATMKVEMVARIPLWASGSAAKASEAMGLDCTSVYKAVAEAHPLASAERRLWFVVPPQRLRRRAA from the coding sequence ATGAGAGACCAAAGACTTCATGGGAAGAGGTACATCGCGCTCGTGCGCTGCAGTACCAAGGGGCAGGCTGATACGAGCATCGATGACCAGCTGCGTCTGGTCCGCCGATTCGCTGCGGAGAACGGCATGGTCGAGGTCGATGTGGTTCGCCTTGAGGGCGTTTCTGGATCGATCGCGGAGAATCTTGACCGCGTCATCGCCAGTCTAATTAAGAGAAAGACCGAGGCGAACGACTTCGACATCGTCGTCGTTCAAGACGCGAGCAGATTCAGCCGCGCCGGTGCGGGCCATAGCGCAAAGCTGCGATACGACTTGGAGCGCGTCGGGATTCAAGTCGTCTCAGCGCTGGGGCATGCGCCGATGGGAGATTTCGGCGAGGTCAAAGACGCGCTCGACGCCGTCGTCGCGAAGCAGCAGGCCAAGTCGATCGCTATGGGCGTCGCTCGCGGATCGCAGTCGGCCCTCGAATCGGGCCGCAAGGCCCATTGCTCGATCTCGCCATTTGCGATCGACAAGTTGTACGTCTCTGAAGACGGTCGGCCGCTGCATGTCGTTCGTACCAACTACGCGGACGGGACGCAGGTCCGACTGCATCCGACGACCGGCGAGGCCTTGGACCGCTACGGCCGCAATCAGGCCTCGGGCGCGCCTGCGCATTACCGCAAGCAGAAGCATGAGCGCGTTCGCCTCATCCCTGGCGAGCCCGCCGCGGTCGAGGTCGCTCGCTCTATCTACCGACGCTACTTCAGCGACAAGGTCGGCTACTGGACGATCGCCAAGGACCTCAACGATCGAGGCGTTCCATCGCCGACGGGCAAGGGCTGGAGCCTCTCGACGGTCAAGGCCATCATCGACAACCCAACCTATTCGGGCCGCGGCATCGCCAACCGCTCGACCATGGCTCTGTACTACGCCCGCGCGGCGGACCAGCCCTCTGAGGCGCCCAAGGCCCGCCGAACCGCGAGCGGCCGTCCCGCGCAGACAATGCGCCCCTCATCGGAATGGATCGTCGTCGAGTATCCCGACTTGGCGGAGCTCTTGCCTGCGGACCTGCGACTGCTCGCTACTGAGCATCATCAACGCATCCTTGATGACCTCAAGAACGGGCGAGAGAGCACCGCGCGCGACAAGCATCATGGGTCCGACTTCCTCCTCAAGGGGATCTTGAAGACCGTCGACGGCCAGTCCATGACCGGACGCCGCAAGGGTCGCCATGGCGAGGCTCGCTACTACGCCGTCAGCAAGTCCTTGAGCAATCCGACCAGCGACAAGGTTGCTCGCCGCATGGTCCCGGCCGAGCCGCTGGAAGCGACCGCGCTCTACCTGGCGAAATGCCTCATCCTTTCGATGCCCGGGCTGCGAGACGAGATCGCGGCCGAGTACAAGGCCGCCGTCCGCCGCCGCGCCGGCGACGGTCAGGATCGAGAGGCGCTGGCTGCCGAGGTCCGTCGCCTCGACCGCCGCATCGCCGTCGCCCTCGACGAGTTCGATGGGGAGGATGAGTCGGCCGTCCGCGCCAAGCTCGCCGAACTGAAAGCCGCGCGCCGCGAGGCGGCGCAGCGTCTGAGAGCGATGGCGACGCCGGCCGCGCTGTCTGATTCCGACGTCGAGAAGTTCGTCGATGCCGTCATCGATGTCCAAGTCGAACAGGCGGAGGCGTTGCGAGAACTGCCCGCCGCGCATCTGCGCGAACTGCTGGCGACGTTCATCGAGAGCATGACCGTTGATCTGGCGACGATGAAGGTCGAGATGGTCGCCCGCATCCCCCTCTGGGCCAGCGGATCGGCCGCCAAGGCCTCGGAAGCGATGGGCCTCGACTGCACCTCGGTATACAAAGCCGTAGCCGAGGCCCATCCGCTGGCGAGCGCGGAACGCCGACTCTGGTTCGTCGTTCCGCCGCAGCGTCTGCGTCGGCGCGCGGCATGA
- a CDS encoding phosphatase PAP2 family protein: MTTPSTSMQAPTAAIPAPADYTRRAALALLAGAALTCLCLLVDEPVARAALRLQDGGDLRLGGDVRRTLQFLQQFGDLASSLIAGACVLLLDPAKRTRVLDWIVAALATSALVQVAKMAFGRPRPRVVFDPARSASGFESVPVVSFTPPWSTFDLVRPGADGPGLVERHAWEFWGGISSDLWSMPSSHTSAAMVLAVALHAMYPRLGVLVWTLAVIVGLSRVIFGAHFPSDVIAGATLGYAAATLAMHGRWGERAASRVLPRGPRAA; the protein is encoded by the coding sequence ATGACCACGCCCAGCACGTCCATGCAGGCTCCGACCGCGGCGATCCCCGCGCCCGCCGACTATACCCGTCGCGCCGCCCTCGCCCTGCTCGCCGGCGCCGCCCTCACGTGCCTGTGCCTCCTCGTCGACGAGCCCGTCGCGCGGGCCGCCCTCCGCCTGCAGGACGGCGGCGATCTCCGCCTTGGAGGAGACGTCCGGCGCACGCTCCAGTTCCTGCAGCAGTTCGGCGATCTTGCGTCGAGCCTCATCGCGGGGGCGTGCGTGCTGCTGCTCGACCCGGCGAAGCGCACCCGCGTGCTGGACTGGATCGTCGCCGCCCTCGCGACGTCCGCGCTCGTGCAGGTCGCCAAGATGGCGTTCGGCCGCCCCCGACCGCGCGTGGTCTTTGACCCCGCCAGGTCGGCGTCGGGATTCGAGAGCGTGCCCGTCGTGTCGTTCACCCCGCCCTGGTCGACGTTCGACCTGGTGCGCCCCGGGGCCGACGGGCCCGGCCTGGTCGAGCGGCACGCGTGGGAGTTCTGGGGGGGCATCTCCTCGGACCTGTGGTCGATGCCCTCGAGCCACACATCGGCCGCGATGGTGCTCGCGGTCGCCCTGCACGCCATGTATCCCCGGCTGGGCGTGCTGGTGTGGACGCTCGCGGTGATCGTCGGTCTCTCTCGCGTGATCTTCGGCGCGCACTTCCCGTCCGACGTGATCGCCGGCGCGACGCTGGGATACGCCGCCGCAACCCTGGCGATGCACGGGCGATGGGGCGAGCGGGCCGCGTCACGCGTGCTACCGCGCGGGCCTCGCGCGGCCTAA
- a CDS encoding helix-turn-helix domain-containing protein, translated as MSERLLSVDELAVFLGVKRDTVYKLIDRNNLPALKVGRLWKFRQPEIDAWLDKQSGRPRAGAGSRHASRRGA; from the coding sequence ATGAGCGAACGATTACTCTCAGTTGACGAATTGGCCGTGTTTCTCGGTGTCAAGCGCGACACCGTCTACAAGTTGATCGACCGCAACAATCTGCCCGCGCTCAAGGTCGGCCGCCTCTGGAAGTTCCGCCAGCCCGAGATCGACGCGTGGCTGGACAAGCAATCGGGTCGTCCGCGCGCCGGTGCCGGCTCGCGTCACGCGAGCAGGAGAGGCGCATGA
- a CDS encoding Holliday junction DNA helicase RuvB C-terminal domain-containing protein, with translation MRALAECLKTYAEQHFSAAIARDPNGPVRPVMVGPPDSAIRELFSILTSAGQHDWHLVPGTPARDVVVLLVDPGAPAAGTGLSQVCGWDYAVSIRNSRPRVLILASRRSWDNRPESLANTTETIGQIGSTRAGDDPLQAHLTGAVATRLALQEPQARDLLRLVRTESSHLEPAARDAMTWEVIDRLLSTVPGPSGVDAACRAAGLPVLGASGAGFRGAYDTLAGLGKFVATEGLRDAIDQMKATAAAQQHGIGNSLDSLYTHLSASLFSPTLLQTAPSRYYRVTTPSPSWYDALTTPVLAEILAELDQGPQQGRLALACTNGLAGASPVRKGPFVVTTTAELQASAAQGAVPGPLSFTRKVDRAQPVAVPPLAMDPSRVSDAAAPAHRKPLTYKVEANNFRAGTVDVIVLQSFACGGLVVARDAERNGLPVHAARSGAWTQELSLSRGGNTDLTVFHVDSVTHVSVGRPGEAPQIQATAAGAWSTVITVDVEDNDTFTVTLTNQAGTTVGEWTLLVTVQDIADVASSRLAALIREHREPKRKCIPHAPDNAIHRLELGSYLGAADSWRPVIACWTSEGAGVRVVDWTASRSLGDVTPQIDPRPAITPPPALLAAREAVRTVLNQEQRCISEIDLGNAALAPLVSEYLRQYHDWLAQDASAAGWLDVMAIHTAEWNAQAGRHVATDEPVVILLSPLHPLRLAWHATAQRQLADSLAHPCPGAGLLSPAHCPDAALLQLWDGHALKPRAFFSLPCEHPHWAVLINTAYLDRPVPRAEAMRRLFDLGLQVQAITGGFTAQQTEDSLDEVNRLLPARATLRVGIVGDAETSSECGDGVFRWSKAQHSQDFVNPSNSLRVEVFDTRGASDPSPEELADLSEITGERARWFKLHPAAQVPKLDLTIIDQLGARSHEAVAGGTRSATTPGVLYRARIREDFHDARSILESRVSTTRLAGNDLPSLLSRTVQQYEQLVNADAQHTHFRFTPNQDAVGSRLRDAIFLSLTSNQVDPACIVRGTVSQSGFLWDYELPGVLGGGESSLGYYLVAQPTTAMCDAVEHAASLVVNPPPSIPGLLEEVSRHGIPILKRLASGGSQSRGELGLLLATRLLQDAFRPNATTARLPVWLGSCIHLVLPVDPYEDLFDRLRRASLPASASAQRPDLLVVAIQLPAAAQPVSIKITPVEIKYRATGMAATDMRDALTQAQTLGGLLQALWTQPPASDLWRTCVNALLAQLLDFAFRIYAAHWLHQHPNQDWAAVHQRTMQDVLEGTARITVTTAGRLVVFDGSQTTRVADLDGDHRQDTIIVSQDDARALLSGGTGVSVAADTAVTQMDFSFPGCGAAATPPAATAPPAVPVTPVPTAPPLSATQAPVAIPELPAAPVPAQSLAPTAGQTPASTAPTRPSAANLTATPAASPTVAAITPATQPQAGSRVPSEVRQRVRDAFEGFIGNEPAVTRLSNDLLRALIENPPHLAKNYLFTGLPSTGKTELARRMSRALGLPFVKLDGRGVSSRDKLFEMVNGELSSHNLTASQVGQQVGLPVLEYPPLIIFIDEVHLVPRALQEALLTMLEAADRTVVLNDHVARVQRTTFLFATTRVSDVDAAFASRCDEIQLREYTEAEVARILRWKVPHDDWPEPVYESVARLGRRVPRIAIQLAEALETAVLVAEESKTILDHLEEVRRAREIDARGLTRMDFEYLAILERANAPVGEQNILNLMRTVDKDRILNDVEPFLVRLGFIRHGPRGRELTSEGREYLLAHRASGRGGP, from the coding sequence ATGCGCGCCCTTGCAGAATGCTTGAAGACCTACGCCGAGCAGCACTTCAGCGCGGCGATTGCGCGCGATCCCAACGGCCCGGTTCGTCCGGTCATGGTGGGGCCTCCTGACTCGGCGATCCGCGAGCTCTTTTCCATCCTGACAAGCGCGGGGCAACACGATTGGCATCTCGTGCCTGGCACGCCGGCGCGCGACGTGGTAGTGCTTCTGGTAGACCCGGGGGCACCCGCGGCAGGCACGGGGCTCTCGCAGGTTTGTGGTTGGGACTACGCGGTCTCCATCAGGAACAGCCGGCCCCGCGTCCTCATACTTGCCAGCCGCCGGTCGTGGGATAATCGCCCGGAGTCGCTTGCAAACACGACCGAGACGATCGGCCAGATCGGGTCTACACGTGCCGGAGACGATCCGCTGCAGGCCCATCTAACCGGTGCCGTCGCGACGCGACTGGCCCTTCAAGAGCCTCAGGCCCGGGACCTCTTGCGCCTTGTCCGTACCGAGTCCTCGCACTTGGAACCCGCCGCGCGCGACGCCATGACCTGGGAGGTCATCGACCGGCTGTTATCCACCGTGCCCGGGCCGTCCGGCGTCGATGCTGCCTGCCGCGCAGCCGGCCTTCCAGTGCTGGGTGCCAGCGGCGCGGGCTTTCGGGGCGCGTACGACACCCTTGCCGGCCTGGGCAAGTTCGTCGCTACCGAGGGACTTCGCGACGCCATCGACCAGATGAAGGCAACCGCTGCGGCACAGCAACACGGCATCGGGAACAGCCTTGACTCCCTGTATACGCACCTGTCCGCAAGCCTGTTCTCACCAACGCTGCTCCAGACAGCGCCCTCCAGGTACTACCGCGTAACCACGCCGTCCCCGTCCTGGTACGACGCGCTGACCACTCCTGTCCTTGCCGAAATACTCGCCGAGCTTGACCAGGGACCGCAGCAAGGCCGTCTAGCTCTGGCTTGCACGAACGGGCTAGCAGGCGCGAGCCCGGTGCGAAAGGGACCATTTGTCGTCACCACAACCGCGGAACTCCAGGCCTCCGCCGCGCAGGGTGCCGTTCCGGGTCCCCTCTCATTCACACGCAAGGTAGACCGCGCGCAACCGGTAGCCGTGCCGCCGCTCGCAATGGACCCGTCGCGGGTGTCCGATGCCGCGGCCCCGGCCCACCGCAAGCCCCTAACGTACAAAGTCGAGGCGAACAACTTCCGCGCTGGCACAGTGGACGTGATCGTGCTGCAGTCGTTCGCCTGCGGTGGCTTGGTTGTTGCACGCGACGCGGAGCGGAACGGGCTGCCCGTGCATGCTGCCCGTAGCGGCGCGTGGACGCAGGAACTCAGCCTCTCCAGGGGCGGAAACACAGACCTCACCGTCTTTCATGTCGATTCCGTTACCCATGTCAGTGTTGGCCGACCGGGCGAGGCGCCCCAGATCCAGGCCACGGCAGCCGGTGCCTGGTCAACGGTGATCACCGTTGACGTGGAAGACAACGACACTTTCACGGTAACTCTCACCAATCAGGCCGGAACGACGGTCGGCGAATGGACCCTGCTCGTCACCGTTCAGGACATCGCCGACGTGGCCAGTTCGCGGCTGGCGGCTTTGATCCGCGAGCACCGCGAACCGAAGCGCAAGTGCATACCCCATGCGCCGGACAACGCGATCCACCGTCTGGAGTTGGGTTCGTACCTCGGAGCGGCGGATAGCTGGCGTCCCGTTATCGCGTGCTGGACCTCCGAGGGTGCGGGCGTCCGCGTTGTTGACTGGACCGCGTCGCGCTCCCTGGGCGATGTCACGCCGCAGATTGATCCACGGCCGGCCATCACGCCGCCGCCCGCCTTGCTTGCTGCCCGCGAAGCAGTGCGAACGGTTCTCAATCAGGAGCAGCGGTGCATTTCCGAGATCGACCTCGGCAACGCAGCCCTTGCCCCGCTTGTCTCGGAGTACCTTCGCCAGTATCACGACTGGCTGGCTCAGGATGCCTCAGCCGCGGGCTGGCTAGACGTAATGGCGATTCACACGGCCGAGTGGAATGCTCAGGCCGGTCGCCACGTGGCAACCGACGAGCCCGTCGTGATTCTCCTGTCACCCCTTCACCCGTTGCGGCTCGCCTGGCATGCCACCGCGCAGCGACAACTAGCGGACTCGCTCGCCCACCCCTGCCCCGGCGCGGGGTTGTTGAGCCCGGCGCACTGCCCGGACGCGGCCCTGTTGCAACTGTGGGATGGCCACGCTTTGAAGCCGCGCGCGTTCTTCTCGCTGCCATGCGAGCATCCCCACTGGGCCGTGCTCATTAACACCGCGTATCTTGACAGGCCCGTCCCGCGCGCGGAGGCGATGCGCCGCCTATTCGACCTTGGTTTGCAAGTGCAGGCCATCACGGGAGGCTTCACCGCCCAGCAAACAGAAGACAGCCTCGACGAGGTCAACCGCCTGCTCCCCGCCCGCGCGACGCTTCGCGTGGGGATCGTCGGCGATGCCGAGACATCCAGCGAGTGCGGAGACGGGGTTTTTCGCTGGAGCAAGGCGCAGCACTCGCAGGACTTCGTTAACCCATCGAACAGCCTGCGCGTGGAGGTCTTTGACACCAGGGGCGCTAGCGACCCGTCGCCCGAAGAGCTTGCCGACCTTTCAGAGATTACCGGCGAGCGGGCGCGGTGGTTCAAGCTTCATCCCGCGGCGCAAGTTCCCAAGCTCGACCTCACAATCATCGACCAGCTTGGAGCCCGGTCGCACGAGGCGGTCGCCGGCGGGACCCGGTCGGCCACGACTCCTGGCGTCCTCTATAGGGCACGCATCCGCGAGGACTTCCACGACGCGAGGTCCATCCTGGAGTCACGCGTGTCCACGACGCGTCTCGCGGGAAACGATCTTCCATCGCTTTTGTCGCGTACGGTCCAGCAGTACGAGCAACTGGTCAACGCCGACGCGCAACACACACACTTCCGGTTTACGCCGAATCAGGACGCCGTAGGAAGCAGGTTACGCGACGCCATTTTCCTCTCGCTCACGTCGAATCAGGTCGATCCCGCGTGCATCGTGCGCGGCACCGTCTCGCAAAGCGGGTTCCTATGGGACTACGAGTTGCCCGGCGTCTTGGGCGGCGGCGAAAGTAGCCTTGGGTACTACCTCGTCGCGCAGCCGACCACGGCCATGTGCGACGCCGTTGAACACGCTGCCTCGCTCGTTGTCAACCCGCCGCCGAGTATTCCCGGCTTGCTCGAAGAAGTTTCCCGGCACGGCATCCCGATTCTCAAACGCCTCGCGAGCGGGGGGAGCCAATCGCGCGGGGAGCTCGGACTGCTCTTGGCCACCCGGCTTCTCCAGGATGCCTTCCGTCCGAACGCTACCACCGCGCGCCTTCCGGTGTGGCTAGGCAGCTGCATTCACCTTGTTCTCCCGGTGGATCCCTACGAGGACTTGTTTGACCGGCTTCGTCGCGCGTCGTTGCCCGCCTCCGCTAGTGCGCAGCGGCCCGACCTTCTGGTCGTTGCAATCCAGTTGCCCGCGGCGGCGCAACCGGTCTCGATCAAGATCACTCCCGTCGAGATCAAGTACCGCGCCACCGGCATGGCGGCAACCGACATGCGCGATGCGCTCACTCAGGCACAAACTCTGGGCGGCCTTTTGCAAGCGTTGTGGACACAGCCTCCTGCCAGCGATCTCTGGCGCACCTGCGTGAACGCGTTGCTCGCCCAGCTCCTCGACTTTGCCTTCCGCATTTACGCCGCCCACTGGCTACATCAGCACCCGAACCAGGACTGGGCGGCCGTGCACCAGCGCACCATGCAGGACGTGCTCGAAGGGACCGCCCGCATAACGGTTACAACGGCCGGCAGGCTAGTGGTGTTTGACGGCTCGCAGACAACGCGCGTTGCCGACCTGGACGGTGATCACCGTCAGGACACGATTATTGTGTCGCAAGACGATGCCCGGGCGTTGCTATCCGGTGGCACGGGAGTTTCCGTGGCAGCCGACACGGCAGTTACGCAGATGGACTTCTCGTTCCCGGGCTGCGGTGCTGCGGCGACTCCACCGGCTGCCACCGCGCCTCCTGCCGTCCCGGTTACCCCCGTGCCAACAGCGCCTCCGTTGTCGGCAACACAGGCCCCAGTTGCAATACCAGAGCTGCCGGCCGCACCAGTCCCGGCGCAGTCACTGGCCCCGACCGCGGGCCAGACCCCTGCTTCGACGGCACCAACCCGGCCATCTGCAGCGAATCTCACAGCAACTCCCGCTGCTTCTCCAACTGTCGCCGCAATCACGCCGGCGACCCAGCCCCAAGCCGGTTCGCGTGTCCCGTCTGAGGTGCGCCAGCGTGTGCGCGACGCATTCGAAGGCTTCATCGGAAACGAGCCTGCGGTAACCCGGTTGTCTAACGACCTGCTGCGGGCACTCATCGAGAATCCTCCGCACCTCGCGAAGAACTACCTCTTCACCGGCTTGCCGAGTACCGGCAAGACCGAGCTTGCCCGTCGCATGTCACGCGCTCTGGGCCTGCCGTTCGTCAAGCTGGACGGGCGCGGCGTGTCAAGCCGCGACAAGTTGTTCGAGATGGTGAACGGCGAACTCTCGTCACACAACCTCACCGCCTCGCAAGTGGGACAGCAAGTTGGCCTGCCCGTCCTGGAGTACCCGCCCCTCATCATCTTCATCGACGAGGTGCATCTGGTGCCGCGGGCACTCCAGGAAGCGTTGCTCACCATGCTCGAAGCGGCCGACCGCACGGTCGTCCTGAACGATCACGTTGCCCGCGTTCAGAGGACAACGTTCCTTTTCGCGACCACGCGCGTGTCGGACGTGGATGCCGCCTTCGCAAGCAGGTGCGACGAGATACAGCTCCGCGAGTACACGGAAGCCGAGGTCGCCCGCATTCTCCGCTGGAAGGTGCCACACGACGATTGGCCCGAACCCGTGTACGAGTCCGTCGCTCGGCTGGGCCGCCGCGTTCCGCGAATTGCCATACAGTTGGCCGAGGCGCTTGAAACGGCCGTTTTGGTCGCGGAGGAATCCAAGACGATCCTTGATCATTTGGAGGAAGTGCGGCGTGCCAGGGAGATCGACGCTCGCGGGCTCACGCGCATGGACTTCGAGTACCTCGCCATCCTTGAGCGGGCCAATGCACCCGTCGGCGAGCAGAACATCTTGAACCTCATGCGAACGGTGGACAAGGATCGCATCTTGAACGACGTGGAGCCCTTCCTCGTGCGTCTGGGCTTCATCAGGCACGGTCCGCGCGGACGCGAATTGACGAGCGAGGGCCGCGAATACCTGCTTGCCCACCGCGCGAGTGGCCGCGGCGGACCATGA
- a CDS encoding helix-turn-helix transcriptional regulator — protein sequence MSSKQQPRPITGAAVRAYRKLLAMNQADFAAAVGVSQGLISQWEGGSVAVGSDSQRRMWDAFAKHPQHPLGKFMDKFAAESRGRTPLASNPKGRSLSLLVYRWREDFSFDADPNQCEVVGMVTLNLDAVAEAIALEMPAARDKRGDIVAFVRDGDSAPEEPGQWLVQQRRGGGAGQVLVIEVKRGGPSPPRSKVILPSGATYDPSAVEAAFRAVFEGRYL from the coding sequence ATGTCGAGCAAACAGCAGCCGAGGCCCATCACTGGAGCCGCCGTGCGGGCGTACCGAAAGCTCCTCGCCATGAACCAGGCCGATTTCGCCGCGGCGGTCGGCGTGAGCCAGGGTTTGATCAGTCAGTGGGAGGGTGGCTCGGTCGCAGTGGGTTCAGACTCCCAGCGTCGCATGTGGGACGCCTTTGCAAAGCACCCCCAGCACCCGCTCGGGAAGTTCATGGACAAGTTCGCCGCGGAGTCCCGCGGCCGCACCCCATTGGCTTCAAACCCCAAGGGCCGCTCGCTCTCGCTGCTGGTGTACCGCTGGCGAGAGGACTTCTCCTTCGACGCCGACCCCAACCAGTGCGAGGTGGTGGGCATGGTGACGCTCAACCTCGATGCCGTGGCCGAGGCCATCGCGCTGGAGATGCCCGCCGCACGGGACAAGCGGGGCGACATCGTGGCGTTCGTGCGTGATGGCGACTCGGCACCGGAGGAGCCAGGTCAGTGGCTCGTGCAGCAGCGCCGAGGCGGCGGCGCCGGCCAGGTCCTCGTTATTGAAGTGAAACGCGGCGGGCCGTCCCCGCCGCGCTCGAAGGTCATTCTGCCCAGCGGCGCAACCTACGACCCATCGGCGGTCGAGGCTGCGTTTCGGGCAGTCTTTGAAGGGAGGTACCTCTGA